One genomic window of Myxococcus virescens includes the following:
- a CDS encoding SBBP repeat-containing protein, with protein MKHPLLSMFGLVGIVCASGAPSIAEAQVPPPSWVRQLGAHHDEQAHAVAVSGASVYVAGQTTSQLGADPQAGGQDAFIARYDTAGNLQWVRQFGTARTDRATAVATDEAGNVYVAGTTFGSLDFYTNAGGIDYFIAKYDAAGNRQWLRQNGTQMDDFATGLAVNAPDKLFFTGYTGGSFANGGNPNNYDIVVALYDTAGNPYWLQQYGTSASDMARGIAVTPTHEVYVVGNTYGSLDGATTPVSSDIFLLKLNILGAQQWVRQIDAGELDDAKSVAVGPDGGVYLAGETFGSLDGNANNGTVDVLLARYDSAGNRQWSRMLGGAQTDSAFGVSVTANNVVQLVGYTSDALDGNPATGSLDAFLTRYDALGTKLGTRTLGTPFQDIARGVAVDASGNAYVAGNTFGSLGGNTNAGGYDAFLVRF; from the coding sequence ATGAAACACCCTCTCTTGAGCATGTTCGGGCTCGTCGGCATTGTCTGCGCCTCGGGTGCGCCTTCCATCGCCGAGGCACAGGTCCCCCCTCCGTCCTGGGTGCGCCAGCTCGGCGCCCACCACGACGAGCAGGCCCACGCCGTGGCCGTCTCGGGCGCGAGCGTCTACGTGGCAGGCCAGACGACCAGCCAGCTCGGTGCCGACCCGCAAGCGGGCGGCCAGGACGCCTTCATCGCCCGGTACGACACCGCCGGCAACCTCCAGTGGGTCCGCCAGTTCGGCACCGCGCGGACGGACCGCGCCACCGCGGTGGCCACCGACGAGGCCGGCAACGTGTACGTGGCCGGCACCACCTTCGGCAGCCTCGACTTCTACACCAACGCGGGCGGCATCGATTACTTCATCGCCAAGTACGACGCCGCCGGCAACCGTCAGTGGCTGCGCCAGAACGGCACGCAGATGGACGACTTCGCCACCGGCCTCGCCGTCAACGCACCCGACAAGCTCTTCTTCACCGGCTACACCGGCGGCAGCTTCGCCAACGGCGGCAACCCCAACAACTACGACATCGTCGTCGCCCTCTACGACACCGCGGGCAACCCGTACTGGCTCCAGCAGTACGGCACTTCCGCGAGCGACATGGCGCGCGGCATCGCCGTCACGCCCACCCACGAGGTCTACGTCGTCGGCAACACCTACGGCAGCCTCGACGGCGCCACCACGCCGGTGAGCAGCGACATCTTCCTGCTCAAGCTCAACATCCTCGGCGCCCAGCAGTGGGTCCGGCAAATCGACGCGGGCGAGCTCGATGATGCCAAGAGCGTCGCCGTGGGCCCCGACGGCGGCGTCTACCTCGCTGGCGAGACGTTCGGCAGCCTCGACGGCAACGCCAATAACGGCACGGTCGACGTGCTACTCGCCCGCTACGACAGCGCCGGAAACCGCCAGTGGAGCCGCATGCTCGGTGGCGCGCAGACCGACTCCGCGTTCGGCGTCTCCGTCACCGCGAACAACGTCGTGCAGCTCGTCGGCTACACCTCCGACGCGCTCGACGGCAACCCGGCCACTGGCTCACTCGACGCCTTCCTCACCCGCTACGACGCGCTGGGCACCAAGCTGGGCACCCGCACCCTGGGCACCCCATTCCAGGACATCGCGCGCGGCGTGGCCGTGGACGCCTCTGGCAACGCCTACGTGGCTGGCAACACCTTCGGAAGCCTCGGCGGCAACACCAACGCCGGCGGCTACGACGCCTTCCTCGTTCGCTTCTGA
- a CDS encoding peptidoglycan-binding domain-containing protein: protein MSARENYSRLQAQTQSFPDRPVDSAVEPCPLQQKVRIRLVVRNHDFGVYTHKKYRLTIDSVSVDGNTGDRGMVDQLVPKEARKAALKVWLTEGLPPRTWNLELGKLKPPSTVQGVQARLSNLGFEQGPVDGDAGAETRQALMAFQADFGLEPSGEIDDGTRSRIDAVYRSRQEAPSLEGIWRPKPGKRFKRSKDRTANPPVPGVRDK from the coding sequence ATGAGCGCTCGAGAGAACTATTCCCGCCTCCAAGCCCAGACGCAGTCCTTCCCGGACCGCCCCGTGGACTCGGCGGTGGAGCCCTGCCCTCTCCAACAAAAGGTGCGAATCCGCCTGGTGGTGCGGAATCACGACTTTGGCGTGTACACCCACAAGAAGTACCGGCTGACCATCGACTCGGTATCCGTCGACGGAAACACGGGCGACCGCGGCATGGTCGACCAGCTGGTCCCCAAGGAGGCGCGCAAGGCGGCCCTCAAGGTGTGGCTCACCGAAGGGCTCCCGCCGCGTACGTGGAACCTGGAGCTGGGCAAGCTCAAGCCCCCGTCCACCGTCCAAGGCGTACAGGCACGATTGAGCAACCTCGGGTTCGAACAGGGCCCCGTTGACGGCGACGCGGGCGCCGAAACGCGGCAGGCCCTCATGGCCTTCCAAGCGGACTTCGGCCTTGAGCCCAGTGGCGAGATTGACGACGGTACCCGGTCGCGCATCGACGCCGTCTACCGGTCGCGCCAGGAGGCGCCCTCACTCGAGGGCATCTGGCGTCCGAAACCAGGCAAGCGTTTCAAGCGCTCAAAGGATCGCACGGCGAATCCGCCGGTTCCCGGTGTCCGCGATAAATAG
- a CDS encoding invertase recombinase-like protein, with translation MTPDAGQTRPDAGGGTPDAGEETPDAGEETPDAGEEAPDAGEEAPDAGSETPDAGEEIPDAGSETPDAGEEIPDGGSETPDAGSETPDAGVEPEVSVIDNWGFEEWPGALPEMWLGSKSNITSDSVQKVTTNAYEGVNAVRLTNTSGTHRRFTTGAKSMPAGRYACTFQARGTGEVRNAFFDDDYSSYSSYTAVDSATWTQVAYSFNLANDVFDTFELIFSIRNTSGEHLSIDDVRCTRAAEPCDAVSCESWERCVNATATCEPLAGRCNAAEDCSEWQACDETNTCVVAAGRCTRHADCAGTPETPVCDTASHLCVEGDPCAGVVCNHPATSCNPTSGVCELSAGACFTTYDCVGELPACDTATGRCVSADHPANIILNGGFESWSTTYIPYHGNHLLPDYWYGLDNGVADPGTEIRPSRLVRYTTAVHGGSSALQFVVPIQVAERFTLEKFNIPSGNYSCSYRVRGHGTLRHRSYSSAGWSPATDFLTVDSDEWQPVFFRVTGNVRDWRLFFYPSRSEADRDHLQVDDVVCTKD, from the coding sequence GTGACTCCTGACGCCGGCCAGACGCGACCAGACGCGGGCGGCGGAACGCCGGACGCGGGCGAGGAGACGCCTGACGCCGGTGAGGAAACGCCGGACGCGGGTGAAGAAGCGCCGGACGCGGGCGAGGAAGCCCCGGACGCCGGCAGCGAGACGCCGGACGCGGGCGAGGAAATCCCGGACGCCGGCAGCGAGACGCCGGACGCGGGTGAGGAAATCCCGGACGGCGGCAGCGAGACGCCCGACGCCGGGAGTGAGACACCTGACGCGGGTGTGGAGCCCGAGGTGAGCGTCATCGACAACTGGGGCTTCGAAGAGTGGCCCGGTGCGCTTCCGGAGATGTGGCTCGGGAGCAAGTCGAACATCACGTCGGACAGCGTGCAGAAGGTGACCACGAACGCCTACGAGGGCGTGAACGCGGTCCGCCTGACCAACACCTCGGGGACGCACCGGCGCTTCACCACCGGAGCGAAGTCGATGCCCGCGGGCCGTTACGCCTGCACCTTCCAGGCGCGGGGCACCGGCGAAGTTCGAAACGCCTTCTTCGACGACGACTACTCCAGCTACTCGTCCTACACGGCCGTCGACAGCGCGACGTGGACGCAGGTGGCGTACAGCTTCAACCTCGCCAACGACGTCTTCGACACCTTCGAGCTCATCTTCAGCATCCGCAACACCAGCGGCGAGCACCTGAGCATCGATGACGTGCGCTGCACGCGGGCCGCCGAGCCGTGTGACGCGGTCAGCTGCGAGTCCTGGGAGCGCTGCGTGAATGCCACCGCGACCTGCGAGCCGCTCGCCGGCCGGTGCAACGCCGCCGAGGACTGCAGCGAGTGGCAAGCCTGCGACGAGACGAACACGTGCGTGGTCGCCGCCGGCCGCTGCACCCGCCACGCGGATTGCGCGGGGACGCCGGAGACGCCGGTCTGCGATACGGCCAGCCACCTCTGCGTCGAGGGCGACCCTTGCGCCGGCGTCGTGTGCAACCACCCGGCGACGAGCTGCAACCCCACGAGCGGCGTGTGCGAGCTGTCCGCGGGAGCCTGCTTCACCACGTACGACTGCGTGGGTGAGCTGCCGGCCTGCGACACGGCGACCGGACGCTGCGTGTCCGCCGACCACCCCGCGAACATCATCCTCAACGGTGGATTCGAAAGCTGGAGCACCACCTACATCCCCTACCACGGCAACCATCTCCTCCCGGACTACTGGTACGGGCTCGACAACGGCGTCGCCGACCCGGGCACGGAGATCAGGCCGTCGCGACTCGTGCGCTACACGACGGCGGTGCATGGCGGTTCGTCGGCGCTGCAGTTCGTGGTCCCCATCCAGGTCGCCGAGCGCTTCACGCTCGAGAAGTTCAACATCCCGAGCGGCAACTACTCCTGCTCGTACCGGGTGCGGGGCCACGGCACCCTCCGGCATCGCAGCTACTCGAGCGCCGGCTGGAGCCCGGCCACCGACTTCCTCACCGTCGACAGCGACGAGTGGCAGCCGGTGTTCTTCCGTGTCACGGGCAACGTGCGTGACTGGCGCCTGTTCTTCTATCCGAGCCGCAGCGAAGCCGACCGCGACCACCTCCAGGTCGACGACGTCGTCTGCACGAAGGACTAG